A stretch of DNA from Cryptomeria japonica chromosome 4, Sugi_1.0, whole genome shotgun sequence:
CCAATTTGCCTAAACATACATAATCGTGACCTTTTTTCAGAAGCGCTAGACTTATTTTGTTTTACCGTGCGTTAACAGGGTTTGGGAATCAAAGGAGTATGCGGCTCTTGTTAGAAGAGTATGCAGTGATCTGAAGAATTTTGGAGAGGTAACATCTGTTATTCTGATGAAATTTTTAAGAAAGATTATTGGGATGATTGATGTTTAACGTTGTTTGGAGAATGACATTAAATTTGTCAAAAAGAAGGCAACAGTGATAGAATTTGGTAAATTTGGTAACAGTCAAGATTAAATTCTTTTCTAATTTCCTTAATTTGAGCGTATGCCAAAAGAATATCAATCTATTTTGCCACCAAATTTGATTTTAACAGATTTGAAATTTTGGACAGAATTGACTTTCAGGACTATTATTTAATTGCCTGAATTTTCATTGTTTACCAAAAGCTTGGAgggattttaattttaaatttcaaattttatgcTTTTTGCTGAAGTGGAATTATGATAGAATCAGGGAAATATGAAGAAGTTTGATGTAATTGTCTTACATTTCGCTGTTTGTCAAAAGAATCAGGCAGTTAAATAGGAGTTCCATGAGATTGCCCGAATTTCATCATATAACAAAAGAGTTGACAAGTTTTGTTCAAATTTACTTTTATTTGAAGCAATTTTTTCTGAATTGAAGAATGATAAAATCAAGGCAATTTAAGAAGCttttttagttcttttcaatttttcctaaATTACCAACTTTTATTTTTGCCAAGTTTAAAGTTTGACAAAATTAAGAAAAAGTAAGAAGTTTCAGGTTATTGCCAAAATCTCCCCGTATACCGGGAGATAGGGATTAGATTTATTCAGCATTTTCTAGGTTTGGGAATTTTTACTGATGAAGtggtttttttatcaaatttgactAAAGTGGTTTATGCACAGGTCCGTCTAAGCGTTCAAATGTTTTTCTTTCGCAGAAGGTGAAGTTTGGACAAATTTAGCAAATTTTAGCTACGTTACATTTAAGTTCTCCTGCCTTTGTCCTGTTTGGGCCAAGGCATTTCCAGTTTGGAAAGTCAGGTTTCAAGAAGGTTTTGTTGACATTTGTACAAGTCCGAGCTTTGTCAAGGTAAAAAAAAGTTGTTCATAAAGAAATTTATGGTTTtgttattttgaaatataaatttgcCTGAAGTGTCAATGGTACAGGTTTTTATAAAACTAGATGGTTGTTTAGTGTATGCAGATTCTATTTCAGAAGTTCTTTCAAGCATTGATTTTTCCTCTTTTCTTTGGTTTTACCTCTATTTTAATTCAAAGAAATTCACAATGGCGAGTTTGGAAGCTGTCCCCGGAACTCCTGATGGCTCTGTGAATTCTTCAACCTTTCGCAAAGAAGGTCCTGTTCTTTGTTTCATCAACAAACGCCTGAGAAGTCTTAAGAAAAAGCACAATCGTATTCTCCAAATTGAGGAGAACAAATCGAAGGGAAAAACAATTAACAAGGAGCAGGAAGATGTTCTCCGGTCTAAGGTTGGTGTGTTGACTCTTATTGATGAATTGGAGAAGCTGAAGCAACCTCTCAGTATTGCTGTGAAGGAAGAAATTGCTGAAAGGGAGAGAGAATTGACGGTAAAGAAAGTTTTGATGGCTTGTATCTGCAATGGGCTATTTTCTTCTCATGAGAAATCACCAGATTTTTATATGTAACATATAAAATCTTAAGCAAATTGGAAATTAGATATGTTATAATGAACAATTAGATATTGACAACTTAATAGTTTAGAATATCTGTTGTGATTTCTAACCttctaaatatattaatataaggtTCTTTTAAATTTTACTAGTTAACGGTATCTCTTTTTCAGAGACGAGATGAAGACAATAGCTCTGCAAATGAGGTAGTAAACAGCAATGCTAATGGTGAAACAATAGAGAATTCAGAACCTGACAGAAATGATGTTCTGCCCAATGGATGCTCAGAGGAAACTAGCAAGGCATTGGAAGAGGGCATTATTAGGAATGATGAAGCCACTGACTCACTTGAAGGCCTCTTGAAATTTCTGTATTTTGCTCAACTATTTCATGTAACTTCTCATGAAGGATTTGCATCAATGATGTGGACAAAAATGCATGAAAGAATATCATGCCTTTCCTATGACTTTGTCACAGAggatgcaacagatcatttgaaagaagAGGATCTTGATGCTTTGTCATTCCTTGGTACATTGTTGACATCAAGGCCATTTAAtacaacaatttcacacaaggatgCCCTCCAGAACTGCCTCCATCATGCACGGCAGTGGCTATGCAACTCAGACCAGCCTATTCATCCAGACCTTCCGATTACTTGTATCCTTTGAAGGTTGTCATATCAGTTGCTGGTGCACATCCATTTTATAGTTGGATAATGGAAAACTCTAAACAATTAAGTTATTATATTTCTTCTCTTAGTGCACATTTTGTcattttagattaaaaaaaattcatttgattAGGCTcttagatttgaattgcaattgcACATTTTTATCAATTTATTTAGCACGAAAAAATTTAAATGTCATCACAGTTAAGCTCTTCTATATGACCATGGCCTGCTCTACAGTCAGatagcagaaaaaaaaaaaaactttttatcaTGTTTTCGTAGAGTATTCCATTGCTTTGGACTTATAGCTTATTTTTCACAGAGTGGAGTAACAAGGATTTTCAACAATCATTATGGTGTCATGTTATACTGTGATGTTATCATATATTTTTTAGGTGCTTTTTCCATTATTGCCCTTTTTTTCTATTTATAAAGATGGTCTGTTTTAAATTGAGTTTTTAGTATGTGCCATATgttttttttaacaaatttctaGATTCTGGTTTGAGAGAGAGACTAAACAGAATTACTTCATCAGAGTATTTTGTCATGACTCCCGAAATAAAGATACTCAGTCAGCAGGCTGCATCTGTGGTGGCACCAGATGTTTCTCTATATGTTCCTAATGTTTTATTAAATCAGTCTTCTACAGAAGATGAAGTTCTTCAAATGGAAGGGGAATCAAATTACTTTCAATATCAAGTATGTCTATTCCCTCTTGCAGAAACACTTTTTTGTGTGAATCTACTTTTTTTTAAGTATCTTTTTTCCTGCATTGTCAACTTA
This window harbors:
- the LOC131033126 gene encoding uncharacterized protein LOC131033126 translates to MASLEAVPGTPDGSVNSSTFRKEGPVLCFINKRLRSLKKKHNRILQIEENKSKGKTINKEQEDVLRSKVGVLTLIDELEKLKQPLSIAVKEEIAERERELTRRDEDNSSANEVVNSNANGETIENSEPDRNDVLPNGCSEETSKALEEGIIRNDEATDSLEGLLKFLYFAQLFHVTSHEGFASMMWTKMHERISCLSYDFVTEDATDHLKEEDLDALSFLGTLLTSRPFNTTISHKDALQNCLHHARQWLCNSDQPIHPDLPITYSGLRERLNRITSSEYFVMTPEIKILSQQAASVVAPDVSLYVPNVLLNQSSTEDEVLQMEGESNYFQYQNQIETEQQQNQKEEPSELVGMSEASDIVGDGNASSQYVGESSGSSEILQNEENRISTGVIHEQLHSPPQTLEQNEQQRPQQQNTGQQQQQQYYARNGGTFRSNQSHRGGRSMGQGGRGRGRGYINGRGNRGDRVSYSNGYGQYYDQGTQPRNYYGRRGRGSRGGGPTHAVPLQE